One segment of Phragmites australis chromosome 13, lpPhrAust1.1, whole genome shotgun sequence DNA contains the following:
- the LOC133889296 gene encoding acyl transferase 15-like, with amino-acid sequence MSGVVVTKSPSVVVVPAASVAATLPVGDTVALSSFDKCVVPSPTTLLLTFDRPIHEPGETVKTALSRALVHYRPIAGRLDGEGGIVCTGEGVTFVGASATCALEELATGVVQLMDLAVRYPGQFCREAEPLLLVQVTEFSCGGFVVGVTWNHIVADGVGMGQFLQAVGELARGVSPPSIVPVRHWDDSLPGLPPSMVAAQKSTMNHGPHDLARLDVTVPSSLIRRVKDESGGTVFEVVTAVLWRCRTLAAMSADGDPESFAPLAFPCNVRAHVGAKDGYYGNCVTVQLVPATSVTVATSGIGDLVRMIRRAKEKVPDLLSNSSNGGAAPDGGAAEGQAQLGWYDALAVVSWRNLGFDAADFGGGGPARVMWPAERTVVPGCVVCPPCKAGRDDGVSVSSLCVKQEHAGAFLEELARLAAST; translated from the coding sequence ATGAGTGGCGTCGTTGTGACAAAGTCCCCGTCGGTGGTCGTCGTTCCGGCGGCATCGGTGGCGGCCACGCTGCCGGTCGGCGACACCGTCGCTCTCTCCTCTTTCGACAAGTGCGTTGTTCCTTCTCCGACCACGTTGCTGCTCACGTTCGACCGCCCGATCCACGAGCCCGGGGAGACGGTAAAGACGGCCCTGTCACGCGCGCTCGTGCACTACCGCCCCATCGCCGGCCGCCTGGACGGTGAAGGCGGCATCGTGTGCACCGGAGAGGGCGTGACGTTCGTGGGCGCGTCGGCCACCTGCGCCCTGGAGGAATTAGCCACGGGGGTGGTGCAGCTCATGGACCTCGCCGTCCGCTACCCCGGCCAGTTCTGCCGCGAAGCCGAACCCTTGCTGCTGGTGCAGGTGACGGAGTTCTCCTGCGGTGGCTTCGTCGTCGGGGTGACGTGGAACCACATCGTGGCCGACGGCGTGGGGATGGGACAGTTCTTGCAGGCCGTCGGTGAGCTCGCGCGTGGGGTGTCGCCGCCGTCCATCGTTCCGGTCAGGCACTGGGATGACTCGCTCCCGGGTCTCCCACCGTCGATGGTCGCCGCGCAGAAATCCACCATGAACCACGGACCTCATGACCTGGCCCGCCTCGACGTCACCGTCCCCTCGAGCCTGATCCGCCGCGTCAAGGACGAGTCCGGCGGCACGGTGTTCGAGGTCGTCACCGCGGTGCTCTGGCGGTGCCGCACCCTCGCGGCCATGTCGGCAGACGGCGACCCCGAGTCCTTCGCGCCGCTCGCCTTCCCGTGCAACGTGCGCGCGCACGTTGGCGCCAAGGACGGCTACTACGGCAACTGCGTCACCGTGCAGCTGGTCCCGGCCACGAGCGTCACGGTGGCGACCAGTGGCATCGGCGACCTTGTCCGGATGATCAGGCGCGCCAAGGAGAAGGTACCTGACCTGCTGTCCAACAGCAGCAACGGCGGCGCAGCACCCGACGGCGGAGCAGCAGAGGGGCAGGCGCAGCTCGGGTGGTATGACGCGCTCGCCGTGGTGAGCTGGCGGAACCTGGGGTTCGACGCGGCGGACTTCGGCGGCGGGGGGCCGGCGCGGGTGATGTGGCCCGCCGAGCGGACGGTGGTGCCGGGCTGCGTGGTGTGTCCGCCGTGCAAGGCAGGGAGGGACGATGGGGTGAGCGTGTCGTCGCTGTGCGTCAAGCAGGAGCACGCCGGCGCCTTCCTGGAGGAGCTTGCGAGGCTGGCCGCATCAACGTGA
- the LOC133889295 gene encoding uncharacterized protein LOC133889295, producing the protein MEPPPSPAIPREAWEGCSVLLDINDGDRLAFFRLTPAATVKIGNKTCSLQPLVGRPFGSLFRVGAKGLVPCAAAAAPSRDDSTRDGADGQAQDETRDNRSLVDNNTAQNLSSDDIEAMKRDGASGDEIVEALIANSSTFGKKTVFSQEKYKLNKQKKYAPKVLLRRPSTRSICETYFKKSPARIGFMRVDTLSLLLSMANIGAYSDVLVVDMVGGLVVGAVAERLGGTGYVCSTYLGKAPSSIDIIRMYNLSGDMASRIVQAPLSNLCLLQNSGNTPSVLNGSTEGEAVEPIVVSAEDTQLSLAQQGDTAVSDEKPQLSTEQPIDMEVSEPSLDEHPVQDVNFSLDCKDNDGNSIASKSLKPGKAPSPEKLEYWKEHGFSSLIVAAPGHEVESLVADLLPLLSYSAPFAIYHQYLETLATCMHSLQVSKMAIGLQISEPWLREYQVLPSRTHPHMQMNAFGGYILSGIRIHNTDCVIEKK; encoded by the exons AtggagccgccgccgtcgccggcgatACCCCGGGAGGCGTGGGAGGGCTGCAGCGTCCTACTCGACATCAACGACGGCGACCGCCTCGCCTTCTTCCGCCTCACCCCCGCAGC GACGGTGAAGATCGGGAACAAGACCTGCTCGCTGCAGCCGCTCGTGGGCCGCCCCTTTGGCTCCCTCTTCCGCGTCGGCGCCAAAGGACTCGTCCCctgcgctgccgccgccgccccgtcTCGCG ATGATAGCACGCGAGATGGTGCTGATGGCCAAGCGCAGGACGAAACTAGGGACAATAGGTCTCTGGTTGATAATAACACAGCTCAAAATTTATCGAGCGATGACATAGAGGCAATGAAGAG GGATGGTGCAAGTGGTGATGAGATTGTGGAAGCTTTGATAGCAAATAGCTCCACATTTGGAAAGAAGACTGTATTTTCACAA GAGAAATACAAGttaaataaacaaaagaaatatgCACCTAAAGTTCTTTTGCGACGCCCCTCTACCCGAAG CATTTGTGAGACATATTTCAAGAAAAGTCCAGCTCGAATAGG GTTTATGCGAGTTGACACACTCTCTCTCTTGTTGTCTATGGCAAATATTGGTGCATATTCAGATGTGCTTGTGGTTGATATGGTTGGAGGTTTAGTTGTTGGAGCTGTTGCTGAGCGCTTAGGAG GTACAGGATATGTGTGCAGCACATATCTTGGCAAAGCACCCAGCTCCATAGACATTATAAGAATGTACAATTTGAGCGGGGACATGGCCAGCAG GATTGTTCAGGCACCACTTAGCAACCTATGCTTGTTGCAAAATTCTGGTAATACCCCTTCTGTTCTCAATGGTAGCACTGAAGGGGAGGCAGTTGAACCGATTGTAGTATCTGCTGAGGATACACAGTTATCTCTGGCTCAGCAAGGTGACACAGCAGTATCAGATGAGAAGCCACAATTATCAACAGAACAACCAATTGATATGGAGGTCTCTGAGCCTTCATTGGATGAACATCCTGTTCAGGATGTAAACTTTTCGTTAG ATTGCAAGGACAATGATGGTAATTCAATAGCTTCCAAATCACTTAAACCCGGGAAGGCACCATCACCAGAGAAGTTGGAATATTGGAAAGAACATGGCTTTAGCAG TTTGATTGTTGCTGCCCCGGGCCACGAGGTTGAAAGTTTGGTTGCTGATCTGCTTCCACTATTGTCTTATTCAGCTCCATTTGCTATCTATCATCAGTATCTTGAA ACTCTTGCGACGTGCATGCACAGCTTGCAAGTATCAAAAATGGCTATTGGATTGCAGATTTCTGAACCCTGGCTTCGTGAATACCAG GTCCTTCCATCGCGCACTCATCCACACATGCAAATGAATGCATTTGGTGGTTATATTTTGAGCGGCATAAGAATACATAATACAGATTGTGTAATAGAGAAAAAGTGA
- the LOC133888489 gene encoding uncharacterized protein LOC133888489 isoform X1, whose translation MRGKAVQEAEGGGGGLDLEEDELEEFRLPMSHRPTENLDTEGLEQASVHTQLTASNVGFRLLQKMGWKTGKGLGKNEQGILEPIRADIRDAKLGVGKQEEDDFFTSEENVQRKKLNIELEETEEHIKKREVIAEREQKIRSEVNEIQKVFFCNLCNKQYKLAYEFESHLSSYDHNHRKRFKEMREMQSSSGSRDDRQKREQQREEKELAKIAQLADAHRKQQQQKQEMSETPIESAAQKTVAAPANQDQRKTLKFGFSRMAPSKAPVGNISKKPKVATKVSSVFSNESDEDS comes from the exons ATG CGCGGGAAGGCGGTTCAGGAggcggagggcggcggcggcggcctggatctggaggaggatgagctggaGGAGTTCCGGCTGCCGATGAGCCACCGGCCTACGGAGAACCTCGACACGGAGGGGCTCGAGCAGGCGTCCGTCCACACGCAGCTCACCGCCTCCAACGTCGGATTcaggctgctgcagaagatggggTGGAAGACCGGCAAGGGGCTCGGGAAGAACGAGCAAG GTATTCTAGAGCCAATAAGAGCTGACATCAGAGATGCAAAATTAGGTGTTGGGAAGCAAGAGGAAGATGACTTCTTCACATCGGAAGAGAATGTGCAAAGAAAGAAACTGAATATTGAACTTGAGGAGACTGAGGAACATATAAAGAAGCGTGAG GTCATAGCAGAACGTGAGCAAAAAATCCGCAGTGAGGTCAACGAGATACAGAAGGTGTTCTTTTGCAACCTCTGCAATAAGCAATACAAGCTGGCGTATGAATTTGAGAGTCATTTGAGCTCATATGATCACAATCATAGAAAG AGGTTTAAAGAGATGAGAGAAATGCAGAGCAGCAGTGGTAGCCGTGATGACAGGCAGAAACGTGAACAACAACGAGAAGAGAAGGAGCTGGCAAAAATTGCTCAACT GGCGGATGCTCATAGGaaacagcagcagcaaaagCAAGAGATGTCAGAGACCCCAATAGAGAGTGCTGCACAAAAAACTGTGGCTGCCCCTGCTAATCAGGATCAGCGGAAAACATTGAAGTTTGGATTCTCCAGAATGGCTCCTTCCAAG GCTCCAGTTGGCAATATTAGCAAGAAACCAAAGGTTGCCACAAAAGTTTCTTCAGTCTTCAGCAATGAGAGTGATGAGGACTCGTGA
- the LOC133888489 gene encoding uncharacterized protein LOC133888489 isoform X2, protein MQRGKAVQEAEGGGGGLDLEEDELEEFRLPMSHRPTENLDTEGLEQASVHTQLTASNVGFRLLQKMGWKTGKGLGKNEQGILEPIRADIRDAKLGVGKQEEDDFFTSEENVQRKKLNIELEETEEHIKKREVIAEREQKIRSEVNEIQKVFFCNLCNKQYKLAYEFESHLSSYDHNHRKRFKEMREMQSSSGSRDDRQKREQQREEKELAKIAQLADAHRKQQQQKQEMSETPIESAAQKTVAAPANQDQRKTLKFGFSRMAPSKAPVGNISKKPKVATKVSSVFSNESDEDS, encoded by the exons ATG CAGCGCGGGAAGGCGGTTCAGGAggcggagggcggcggcggcggcctggatctggaggaggatgagctggaGGAGTTCCGGCTGCCGATGAGCCACCGGCCTACGGAGAACCTCGACACGGAGGGGCTCGAGCAGGCGTCCGTCCACACGCAGCTCACCGCCTCCAACGTCGGATTcaggctgctgcagaagatggggTGGAAGACCGGCAAGGGGCTCGGGAAGAACGAGCAAG GTATTCTAGAGCCAATAAGAGCTGACATCAGAGATGCAAAATTAGGTGTTGGGAAGCAAGAGGAAGATGACTTCTTCACATCGGAAGAGAATGTGCAAAGAAAGAAACTGAATATTGAACTTGAGGAGACTGAGGAACATATAAAGAAGCGTGAG GTCATAGCAGAACGTGAGCAAAAAATCCGCAGTGAGGTCAACGAGATACAGAAGGTGTTCTTTTGCAACCTCTGCAATAAGCAATACAAGCTGGCGTATGAATTTGAGAGTCATTTGAGCTCATATGATCACAATCATAGAAAG AGGTTTAAAGAGATGAGAGAAATGCAGAGCAGCAGTGGTAGCCGTGATGACAGGCAGAAACGTGAACAACAACGAGAAGAGAAGGAGCTGGCAAAAATTGCTCAACT GGCGGATGCTCATAGGaaacagcagcagcaaaagCAAGAGATGTCAGAGACCCCAATAGAGAGTGCTGCACAAAAAACTGTGGCTGCCCCTGCTAATCAGGATCAGCGGAAAACATTGAAGTTTGGATTCTCCAGAATGGCTCCTTCCAAG GCTCCAGTTGGCAATATTAGCAAGAAACCAAAGGTTGCCACAAAAGTTTCTTCAGTCTTCAGCAATGAGAGTGATGAGGACTCGTGA
- the LOC133889235 gene encoding uncharacterized protein LOC133889235 produces the protein MALATLLLPSPSASSTSSATKAAAGAGDHSDSRRHHHHHQGSKRKKKLPPSPQASFPPPPRTPPGAGSHRVMTPTASLKKSPRLATAKNPQYQQHRVPSKKAAATPSSSSWEQLKGLLSCRSATAAARVHDPGAPSALTRLRGGGAGVCGASLCAIRDVVDAASSAASSAAASDTAPLTGRRAHRAASSTSVAGGHHSSLRGLSGCYECRAINVEPMSRRYPRPRELRACPQCREVFTKADSLEHHQAIRHAVSELGPEDSGRNIVEIIFKSSWQKRERPICQIDRILKVHNAPRTVARFEAYRDAVRSRCRAVAARAAADGNELLRFHSAPLACALGLNGATSLCAADSTTGAGNEPPPSSSATPPPANAAAAACGVCTAIRHGFAPWVGAHPLGVRTTASSGRAHDCGASAPAQAANVNGGCRAMLVCRVIAGRVRRDGDAAEAAEEGPFDSEAGEDAASSSVYGNLEELFVANPRAILPCFVVIYRVLQS, from the exons ATGGCTCTCGCCACTCTCCTGCTCCCTTCCCCCTCCGCCTCCTCGACCTCTTCTGCCACCAAGGCTGCCGCTGGGGCCGGCGACCACTCCGACAGCCGAcggcatcaccaccaccaccaaggtagcaagcgcaagaagaagctTCCTCCGTCACCGCAAGCATCGTTCCCACCGCCGCCAAGAACCCCGCCAGGCGCCGGAAGCCACCGCGTTATGACCCCGACCGCGTCGCTTAAGAAGAGCCCCAGGCTCGCCACGGCAAAGAACCCCCAGTACCAGCAGCACCGCGTGCCGTCGAAGAAGGCGGCGGCAaccccgtcgtcgtcgtcgtgggAGCAGCTGAAGGGTCTGCTGAGCTGCCGgagcgcgacggcggcggcgcgcgtgCACGACCCGGGGGCGCCCTCGGCGCTAACGCgcctccgcggcggcggcgcgggggtgTGCGGCGCCTCGCTCTGCGCCATCCGCGACGTGGTCGACGCCGCCAGCTCCGCCgcgtcctccgccgccgcctccgacaCCGCACCGCTCACCGGTCGCCGCGCGCACCGCGCCGCGTCCTCCACGTCGGTCGCCGGCGGCCACCACTCTTCCCTGAGGGGCCTCTCCGGCTGCTACGAGTGCCGCGCCATCAACGTCGAGCCAATGTCGAG GCGGTACCCGAGGCCGAGGGAGCTGCGTGCTTGCCCGCAGTGCCGGGAGGTGTTCACCAAGGCCGACAGCTTGGAGCACCACCAGGCCATTCGACATGCCG TGTCGGAGCTGGGGCCGGAGGACTCCGGGCGCAACATCGTGGAGATCATCTTCAAGTCTAGCTGGCAGAAGCGGGAGCGCCCCATCTGCCAGATCGACCGCATCCTCAAGGTGCACAACGCCCCGCGCACCGTCGCCCGCTTCGAGGCCTACCGCGACGCCGTGCGCTCCCGCTGCCGCGCCGTCgcggcccgcgccgccgccgacggcaACGAGCTGCTCCGGTTCCACTCCGCGCCGCTCGCGTGCGCGCTGGGGCTCAACGGCGCCACCTCTCTCTGCGCCGCCGACTCCACCACGGGCGCTGGCAatgagccgccgccgtcgtcgtcggcgaCGCCTCCTCCTGCgaacgccgccgcggccgcgtgCGGCGTGTGCACGGCGATCCGGCACGGGTTCGCGCCGTGGGTGGGCGCGCACCCGCTCGGCGTGCGCACCACGGCCAGCAGCGGCCGCGCGCACGACTGCGGCGcctcggcgccggcgcaggccgcGAACGTTAACGGGGGATGCCGTGCCATGCTGGTGTGCCGCGTCATCGCCGGCCGCGTCCGTCGCGACGGCGACGCCGCGGAGGCAGCAGAGGAGGGCCCGTTCGActcggaggccggcgaggaCGCGGCGAGCAGCAGCGTGTACGGGAATCTCGAGGAGCTGTTCGTGGCCAACCCGAGGGCCATCCTGCCTTGCTTCGTCGTCATCTACCGCGTGCTTCAATCTTGA